A genomic stretch from Mesoplodon densirostris isolate mMesDen1 chromosome 3, mMesDen1 primary haplotype, whole genome shotgun sequence includes:
- the ENC1 gene encoding ectoderm-neural cortex protein 1 isoform X2 gives MSVSVHENRKSRASSGSINIYLFHKSSYADSVLTHLNLLRQQRLFTDVLLHAGNRTFPCHRAVLAACSRYFEAMFSGGLKESQDSEVNFDNSIHPEVLELLLDYAYSSRVIINEENAESLLEAGDMLEFQDIRDACAEFLEKNLHPTNCLGMLLLSDAHQCTKLYELSWRMCLSNFQTIRKNEDFLQLPQDMVVQLLSSEELETEDERLVYESAINWISYDLKKRYCYLPELLQTVRLALLPAIYLMENVAMEELITKQRKSKEIVEEAIRCKLKILQNDGVVTSLCARPRKTGHALFLLGGQTFMCDKLYLVDQKAKEIIPKADIPSPRKEFSACAIGCKVYITGGRGSENGVSKDVWVYDTLHEEWSKAAPMLVARFGHGSAELKHCLYVVGGHTAATGCLPASPSVSLKQVEHYDPTTNKWTMVAPLREGVSNAAVVSAKLKLFAFGGTSVSHDKLPKVQCYDQCENRWTVPATCPQPWRYTAAAVLGNQIFIMGGDTEFSACSAYKFNSETYQWTKVGDVTAKRMSCHAVASGNKLYVVGGYFGIQRCKTLDCYDPTLDAWNSITTVPYSLIPTAFVSTWKHLPS, from the coding sequence ATGTCCGTCAGCGTGCACGAGAACCGCAAGTCCAGGGCCAGCAGTGGCTCCATTAACATCTATCTGTTTCACAAGTCCTCCTACGCGGACAGTGTCCTCACTCACCTGAACCTGTTACGCCAGCAGCGTCTCTTCACCGACGTCCTTCTCCATGCCGGAAATAGGACCTTCCCGTGTCACCGGGCGGTGCTGGCCGCGTGCAGCCGCTACTTCGAAGCCATGTTCAGCGGCGGCCTGAAGGAGAGCCAGGACAGCGAAGTCAACTTCGACAACTCCATCCACCCGGAAGTCTTGGAGCTGCTCCTCGACTACGCTTACTCCTCCCGGGTCATCATCAATGAAGAAAACGCGGAATCGCTCCTGGAAGCTGGTGACATGCTGGAGTTTCAAGACATCCGGGATGCCTGCGCCGAGTTCCTAGAGAAGAACCTGCACCCCACCAACTGCCTGGGCATGCTGCTGCTGTCCGACGCACACCAGTGCACCAAGCTGTACGAGCTCTCTTGGAGGATGTGTCTCAGCAATTTCCAGACCATCAGGAAGAACGAAGATTTCCTCCAGCTGCCCCAGGACATGGTAGTGCAGCTCCTGTCCAGTGAAGAGCTGGAGACGGAAGACGAAAGACTTGTGTACGAGTCTGCAATTAACTGGATCAGCTACGACCTGAAGAAGCGTTACTGCTATCTCCCGGAGCTGTTGCAGACGGTGAGGCTGGCTCTGCTGCCGGCCATCTATCTCATGGAGAATGTGGCCATGGAGGAGCTCATCACCAAGCAGAGGAAGAGCAAGGAGATCGTGGAAGAGGCCATCAGGTGCAAGCTGAAAATCCTGCAGAACGACGGCGTGGTGACCAGCCTCTGTGCCCGGCCCCGGAAAACCGGCCATGCCCTCTTCCTCTTGGGAGGACAGACTTTCATGTGTGACAAGCTGTATCTGGTCGACCAGAAGGCCAAAGAGATCATTCCCAAGGCCGACATCCCCAGCCCGAGAAAAGAGTTCAGCGCCTGTGCAATTGGCTGCAAAGTATACATTACTGGGGGGCGAGGGTCTGAGAATGGAGTCTCGAAAGATGTCTGGGTTTATGATACCCTGCATGAGGAGTGGTCCAAGGCGGCCCCCATGCTGGTGGCCAGGTTTGGCCATGGCTCTGCTGAACTGAAGCACTGCCTGTACGTGGTCGGGGGGCACACTGCCGCCACTGGCTGCCTCCCGGCCTCCCCCTCAGTCTCTCTAAAGCAAGTAGAACATTATGACCCCACAACCAACAAATGGACCATGGTGGCCCCTCTCCGAGAAGGGGTCAGCAATGCCGCAGTGGTGAGTGCCAAGCTCAAGCTGTTTGCTTTCGGAGGTACCAGCGTCAGTCATGACAAGCTCCCCAAGGTTCAGTGTTACGATCAGTGTGAAAACAGGTGGACGGTCCCGGCCACCTGTCCCCAGCCCTGGCGTTACACGGCGGCAGCTGTGCTGGGTAACCAGATTTTTATTATGGGGGGAGATACCGAGTTCTCCGCCTGCTCTGCTTATAAATTCAATAGCGAGACTTACCAGTGGACCAAGGTGGGAGACGTGACAGCAAAGCGGATGAGCTGCCACGCTGTGGCCTCCGGAAACAAACTCTACGTGGTTGGAGGGTACTTTGGCATTCAGCGATGCAAAACTCTGGACTGCTACGATCCAACGTTGGACGCATGGAACAGCATAACCACGGTCCCGTACTCGCTGATCCCTACTGCGTTTGTCAGCACCTGGAAACATCTGCCCTCTTAA
- the ENC1 gene encoding ectoderm-neural cortex protein 1 isoform X1, producing MRAPFARSGNKMSVSVHENRKSRASSGSINIYLFHKSSYADSVLTHLNLLRQQRLFTDVLLHAGNRTFPCHRAVLAACSRYFEAMFSGGLKESQDSEVNFDNSIHPEVLELLLDYAYSSRVIINEENAESLLEAGDMLEFQDIRDACAEFLEKNLHPTNCLGMLLLSDAHQCTKLYELSWRMCLSNFQTIRKNEDFLQLPQDMVVQLLSSEELETEDERLVYESAINWISYDLKKRYCYLPELLQTVRLALLPAIYLMENVAMEELITKQRKSKEIVEEAIRCKLKILQNDGVVTSLCARPRKTGHALFLLGGQTFMCDKLYLVDQKAKEIIPKADIPSPRKEFSACAIGCKVYITGGRGSENGVSKDVWVYDTLHEEWSKAAPMLVARFGHGSAELKHCLYVVGGHTAATGCLPASPSVSLKQVEHYDPTTNKWTMVAPLREGVSNAAVVSAKLKLFAFGGTSVSHDKLPKVQCYDQCENRWTVPATCPQPWRYTAAAVLGNQIFIMGGDTEFSACSAYKFNSETYQWTKVGDVTAKRMSCHAVASGNKLYVVGGYFGIQRCKTLDCYDPTLDAWNSITTVPYSLIPTAFVSTWKHLPS from the coding sequence gagTGGAAACAAAATGTCCGTCAGCGTGCACGAGAACCGCAAGTCCAGGGCCAGCAGTGGCTCCATTAACATCTATCTGTTTCACAAGTCCTCCTACGCGGACAGTGTCCTCACTCACCTGAACCTGTTACGCCAGCAGCGTCTCTTCACCGACGTCCTTCTCCATGCCGGAAATAGGACCTTCCCGTGTCACCGGGCGGTGCTGGCCGCGTGCAGCCGCTACTTCGAAGCCATGTTCAGCGGCGGCCTGAAGGAGAGCCAGGACAGCGAAGTCAACTTCGACAACTCCATCCACCCGGAAGTCTTGGAGCTGCTCCTCGACTACGCTTACTCCTCCCGGGTCATCATCAATGAAGAAAACGCGGAATCGCTCCTGGAAGCTGGTGACATGCTGGAGTTTCAAGACATCCGGGATGCCTGCGCCGAGTTCCTAGAGAAGAACCTGCACCCCACCAACTGCCTGGGCATGCTGCTGCTGTCCGACGCACACCAGTGCACCAAGCTGTACGAGCTCTCTTGGAGGATGTGTCTCAGCAATTTCCAGACCATCAGGAAGAACGAAGATTTCCTCCAGCTGCCCCAGGACATGGTAGTGCAGCTCCTGTCCAGTGAAGAGCTGGAGACGGAAGACGAAAGACTTGTGTACGAGTCTGCAATTAACTGGATCAGCTACGACCTGAAGAAGCGTTACTGCTATCTCCCGGAGCTGTTGCAGACGGTGAGGCTGGCTCTGCTGCCGGCCATCTATCTCATGGAGAATGTGGCCATGGAGGAGCTCATCACCAAGCAGAGGAAGAGCAAGGAGATCGTGGAAGAGGCCATCAGGTGCAAGCTGAAAATCCTGCAGAACGACGGCGTGGTGACCAGCCTCTGTGCCCGGCCCCGGAAAACCGGCCATGCCCTCTTCCTCTTGGGAGGACAGACTTTCATGTGTGACAAGCTGTATCTGGTCGACCAGAAGGCCAAAGAGATCATTCCCAAGGCCGACATCCCCAGCCCGAGAAAAGAGTTCAGCGCCTGTGCAATTGGCTGCAAAGTATACATTACTGGGGGGCGAGGGTCTGAGAATGGAGTCTCGAAAGATGTCTGGGTTTATGATACCCTGCATGAGGAGTGGTCCAAGGCGGCCCCCATGCTGGTGGCCAGGTTTGGCCATGGCTCTGCTGAACTGAAGCACTGCCTGTACGTGGTCGGGGGGCACACTGCCGCCACTGGCTGCCTCCCGGCCTCCCCCTCAGTCTCTCTAAAGCAAGTAGAACATTATGACCCCACAACCAACAAATGGACCATGGTGGCCCCTCTCCGAGAAGGGGTCAGCAATGCCGCAGTGGTGAGTGCCAAGCTCAAGCTGTTTGCTTTCGGAGGTACCAGCGTCAGTCATGACAAGCTCCCCAAGGTTCAGTGTTACGATCAGTGTGAAAACAGGTGGACGGTCCCGGCCACCTGTCCCCAGCCCTGGCGTTACACGGCGGCAGCTGTGCTGGGTAACCAGATTTTTATTATGGGGGGAGATACCGAGTTCTCCGCCTGCTCTGCTTATAAATTCAATAGCGAGACTTACCAGTGGACCAAGGTGGGAGACGTGACAGCAAAGCGGATGAGCTGCCACGCTGTGGCCTCCGGAAACAAACTCTACGTGGTTGGAGGGTACTTTGGCATTCAGCGATGCAAAACTCTGGACTGCTACGATCCAACGTTGGACGCATGGAACAGCATAACCACGGTCCCGTACTCGCTGATCCCTACTGCGTTTGTCAGCACCTGGAAACATCTGCCCTCTTAA